A region from the Beduinella massiliensis genome encodes:
- a CDS encoding ATP-binding cassette domain-containing protein produces MSLLEVTNLSHAYGDKVLYEDASFALQRGEHMGVVGQNGAGKSTLLSLLTGEIVPDQGDIRWQADVRIGHLDQYAKTDDALTIEDYLNTAFSELFELERRMNGLYERYASSLDERDLERAEHCRAQLESRGLYEAQTRVARVSEGLGLSALGKERRLGALSGGQRAKVILAKLLLVQPDVLLLDEPTNFLDKEHVAWLSGYLGTFPGAFIVVSHDDAFLARISACILDVEGRALRKYHGRYGEFLKQKEHLREDHIRQYNAQQQYIRRTEEYIRRNIAGVNTRMAQGRRKQLERLERITPPTYAELKPTFLFPEAPLSAQQVLCARGLTVGYAYPLLPRLNFTLQRGQKVAVTGFNGIGKTTLIKTLMGELPPLGGSVAFAPQVKAAYYAQALRWDAPDRTPVQLLMEQDTRMTQKDARRRLAQCAIGSDHAQQPVGTLSGGEQAKVKLCLLTLRPSNLLILDEPTNHLDAQAKQALSQALERFSGCVLLVSHEETFYRSWADRVLAVDKM; encoded by the coding sequence ATGAGTCTCTTGGAAGTGACGAACCTGTCGCACGCCTATGGCGACAAGGTGTTGTATGAAGATGCGTCTTTCGCGCTGCAGCGCGGAGAACACATGGGCGTCGTCGGACAGAACGGCGCGGGCAAGAGCACGCTGCTCAGCCTGCTGACCGGGGAGATCGTACCGGATCAGGGGGACATTCGCTGGCAGGCGGACGTTCGCATCGGTCATCTGGATCAATACGCGAAGACGGACGATGCGCTTACCATCGAGGACTACCTGAACACCGCCTTTTCCGAGCTGTTTGAGCTGGAAAGGCGCATGAACGGCCTGTACGAGCGCTACGCGTCGTCGCTGGATGAACGCGATTTGGAGCGTGCGGAGCACTGCCGCGCGCAGCTGGAGTCGCGCGGGCTCTATGAGGCCCAGACGCGCGTCGCGCGGGTGAGCGAAGGCCTGGGCCTTTCGGCCCTGGGCAAGGAACGAAGGCTCGGCGCGCTCAGCGGCGGGCAGCGGGCGAAGGTCATCCTGGCCAAGCTGCTGCTCGTGCAGCCGGACGTGCTGCTGCTGGACGAGCCGACCAACTTTCTGGACAAAGAGCACGTGGCCTGGCTGTCCGGCTACCTTGGCACGTTTCCCGGCGCGTTCATCGTCGTCTCGCACGACGACGCTTTCCTCGCCCGCATTTCTGCGTGCATTCTGGACGTCGAGGGGAGAGCGCTTCGCAAGTATCACGGCCGCTACGGGGAATTCCTCAAACAGAAGGAACATCTGCGCGAGGATCATATCCGTCAGTACAATGCGCAGCAGCAATATATCCGGCGCACGGAGGAGTACATCCGGCGCAACATCGCCGGCGTCAACACGCGCATGGCGCAGGGTCGGCGAAAACAGCTGGAGCGGCTGGAGCGCATCACGCCGCCGACCTACGCCGAATTGAAGCCCACGTTTTTATTTCCTGAAGCGCCTCTTTCGGCGCAGCAGGTGCTTTGCGCGCGCGGTCTTACCGTTGGCTACGCCTACCCGCTTCTGCCGCGGCTCAATTTCACGCTGCAGCGCGGTCAAAAGGTCGCCGTCACGGGCTTCAACGGCATCGGCAAGACGACGTTGATCAAGACGCTGATGGGCGAGCTCCCGCCGCTCGGCGGCAGCGTCGCGTTTGCGCCGCAGGTGAAAGCCGCCTATTACGCGCAGGCGCTGCGATGGGATGCGCCGGACCGCACGCCGGTCCAGCTTCTCATGGAGCAGGATACACGCATGACGCAGAAGGACGCGCGCAGGCGCCTGGCTCAGTGCGCCATCGGTTCGGACCACGCCCAGCAGCCGGTCGGCACGCTCAGCGGCGGCGAGCAGGCGAAGGTGAAGCTCTGCCTGCTCACGCTCAGGCCGTCCAACCTGTTGATTCTCGACGAACCGACGAACCATCTGGACGCTCAGGCCAAGCAGGCGCTTTCGCAGGCGCTGGAGCGCTTTTCCGGCTGTGTCCTCCTCGTATCTCACGAGGAGACCTTCTACAGGAGCTGGGCCGACCGCGTGCTGGCGGTGGATAAAATGTAA
- a CDS encoding alcohol dehydrogenase catalytic domain-containing protein: protein MKGSFFLGNGRFEVREKEIPALGAHDVLIRNMAAGVCGTDVHIYHGEEGSAAVTPPVILGHEYAGLVEAVGSEVTAVAAGDHVTVDPNMYCGQCPNCRAGKKQLCERMVAVGVNFDGGFAEHSVVPEGQCFKLAPNLPYEVGAMAEPIACCLHGIDLAEIRPGQRVLVIGGGAIGLIMAQLARLSGAASVVVSEPIEMRRKIAVQVGADGVIDPIHEDVRGRFQELTGRDGAEVVIECVGKPVAVKQAVEAAAPGAMLMLFSVPSVGATYELPLFDIFKKELTIRGSMVNPDTHARAVALLNAGRLQIEPLITHRFPLTEVEGAIKMQMSAESIKVLVKPWGDIK, encoded by the coding sequence ATGAAAGGCAGCTTTTTTCTGGGAAACGGCCGGTTTGAGGTTCGGGAAAAGGAAATTCCGGCGTTGGGTGCCCACGACGTGCTGATCCGCAACATGGCAGCGGGCGTTTGCGGCACGGACGTGCACATCTATCACGGCGAGGAGGGGTCCGCAGCCGTGACGCCGCCGGTCATACTCGGTCACGAGTATGCTGGCCTCGTCGAGGCGGTGGGCAGCGAGGTGACCGCCGTGGCGGCGGGCGACCACGTGACGGTCGATCCCAACATGTACTGCGGCCAGTGCCCGAACTGCCGCGCGGGCAAGAAGCAGCTCTGCGAGCGAATGGTCGCCGTGGGCGTAAACTTCGACGGCGGCTTTGCCGAGCACAGCGTGGTGCCGGAGGGGCAGTGCTTCAAGCTCGCCCCGAATTTGCCCTACGAGGTAGGCGCGATGGCGGAGCCCATCGCCTGCTGCCTGCACGGCATCGACCTGGCGGAAATTCGCCCTGGCCAGCGGGTGCTCGTCATCGGCGGCGGGGCCATCGGCCTCATCATGGCCCAGCTTGCGCGCCTTTCGGGCGCGGCCAGCGTCGTCGTCAGCGAGCCGATCGAAATGCGCCGCAAGATCGCCGTGCAGGTGGGCGCGGACGGCGTCATCGATCCGATCCACGAGGACGTGCGCGGGCGCTTTCAGGAGCTGACCGGGCGGGACGGCGCGGAGGTCGTGATCGAGTGCGTCGGCAAGCCGGTTGCGGTGAAGCAGGCCGTCGAGGCAGCCGCTCCGGGCGCGATGCTGATGCTCTTCAGCGTACCCAGCGTCGGCGCGACGTACGAATTGCCGCTGTTTGACATCTTCAAGAAGGAACTGACGATACGCGGCTCCATGGTAAATCCCGATACCCACGCGCGCGCGGTCGCCCTGCTGAACGCGGGCAGGCTGCAGATTGAGCCGCTCATCACCCACCGCTTCCCCCTTACGGAGGTGGAGGGCGCGATCAAGATGCAGATGAGCGCAGAATCGATCAAGGTGCTGGTGAAGCCCTGGGGCGACATCAAGTAA
- a CDS encoding substrate-binding domain-containing protein, giving the protein MKRVSIKDVAKEAGVSTSTISYVLNNKESESISPGTQQRVWAAVEKLGYVPNLNARSLISRRSNLIGVIIPQTEPGKEFMFSNPFYGEFLSSVEYTARRNGYHLLISGTEANDGYLRIARNRGVDGIILVGTYPSGFIEELKQLSIPVVLVDAYIKDAYFHTIGIDDERGGYLATRYLLERGHREIAFVSGIIKEHGVNDKRYQGYRAALQEAGIDPLARRVYAGEVDYAYGIRAAQEMRERGFAETAAICTADILAVGLVKGVRAQGRRVPEDLSVMGFDDVYLAEICDPSLTTVRQDIRLKGERAVELLLHAQEREERETILLPISIVERDSIKTLTKEEARE; this is encoded by the coding sequence ATGAAGAGAGTCAGCATCAAGGACGTGGCGAAGGAGGCGGGCGTCTCCACCTCCACGATTTCCTACGTGCTCAACAACAAGGAGAGCGAGTCCATCAGCCCGGGCACACAGCAACGCGTATGGGCAGCGGTGGAAAAGTTGGGCTACGTGCCGAACCTGAACGCGCGCAGCCTCATCAGCCGCCGCTCTAACCTGATCGGCGTCATCATCCCGCAGACGGAGCCGGGCAAGGAGTTCATGTTTAGCAATCCCTTTTACGGCGAGTTCCTATCCAGCGTGGAGTACACGGCAAGGCGGAATGGCTATCACCTGCTCATCTCGGGCACCGAGGCGAACGACGGGTACCTGCGCATCGCCCGCAACCGCGGCGTGGACGGCATCATCCTCGTGGGCACCTACCCCAGCGGCTTCATCGAGGAGCTCAAGCAGCTCAGCATTCCGGTGGTGCTGGTCGATGCCTATATCAAGGACGCCTACTTCCACACCATCGGCATCGACGACGAGCGGGGCGGTTATCTCGCCACGCGCTATCTGCTGGAGCGGGGCCACCGCGAGATCGCCTTTGTTTCCGGCATCATTAAAGAGCATGGCGTCAACGACAAGCGCTATCAGGGGTATCGCGCGGCCTTGCAGGAGGCAGGGATAGATCCGCTCGCCCGCCGCGTGTACGCAGGCGAGGTCGATTACGCCTACGGCATCCGCGCCGCGCAGGAGATGCGGGAGCGGGGCTTTGCAGAGACGGCGGCGATCTGCACGGCGGACATTCTGGCAGTCGGTCTGGTGAAGGGCGTGCGTGCGCAAGGAAGACGCGTACCGGAGGATTTGTCCGTCATGGGCTTTGACGACGTGTACCTGGCGGAAATCTGCGATCCATCCCTGACCACCGTGCGCCAGGACATCCGACTCAAGGGCGAGCGGGCGGTCGAGCTGCTGCTGCACGCGCAGGAGAGGGAAGAACGCGAAACCATTCTGCTGCCGATCTCCATCGTGGAGCGCGATTCGATCAAAACCTTGACAAAAGAGGAGGCACGGGAATGA
- the lpdA gene encoding dihydrolipoyl dehydrogenase produces the protein MYQLAVIGAGPGGYEAAIRASQLGLSTALVERDALGGTCLNRGCIPTKALLHAAEVYQAAKEGEAFGVCAKELSLDEAVVFARKDAVVGNLRQGIAQLVKVNRIDLYEGTGCIEAPHRVRVGEAVIEAERILIATGSVPALPPIEGIELAATSDDLLGAKAIPQSLVIVGGGVIGVEFASLLTMLGRSVSVIEALDRLLPPLDREFGQSVSMNLKKAGAQVHTGARVTRICRAEAGLRIEFEAKGKPGACEAEAVLAAVGRRANTAGLFSEGFTVATERGRILVDERFETDVPGVYAIGDVAGGIQLAHAASAQGIACVEGIAGQKSGLRLDLIPSCVYTNPEIASVGLTADEAKAKGLEVKIGKVPMGANGRTQIAGGARGFVKVVVDAQTDVLLGAQMMCGRATDMIGEMNAAIANGLTRAQMLRAVRAHPTFEEAITEALEAVEGRAIHAAPVRH, from the coding sequence ATGTATCAACTGGCGGTGATCGGCGCGGGACCCGGCGGCTACGAAGCAGCGATCCGCGCGTCGCAGCTGGGGCTCAGCACCGCGCTCGTCGAGCGGGACGCGCTGGGCGGCACCTGCCTCAACCGGGGGTGCATTCCGACGAAGGCGCTTCTGCACGCCGCGGAGGTATATCAGGCGGCAAAAGAGGGCGAAGCGTTCGGCGTCTGTGCGAAGGAGCTGTCGCTGGACGAGGCGGTTGTTTTTGCGCGCAAGGACGCGGTGGTGGGGAACCTGCGGCAGGGAATCGCGCAGCTCGTCAAGGTGAACCGGATCGATCTGTACGAAGGTACGGGCTGCATCGAAGCGCCGCACCGCGTGCGCGTGGGCGAAGCCGTAATCGAAGCGGAGCGCATCCTCATCGCGACGGGTTCCGTGCCCGCGCTGCCGCCCATCGAGGGCATCGAGCTCGCCGCCACGAGCGACGACCTGCTCGGCGCAAAGGCGATTCCGCAGAGCCTCGTCATCGTCGGGGGCGGCGTGATCGGTGTGGAATTCGCTTCGCTGCTCACGATGCTGGGCCGCAGCGTATCGGTGATCGAGGCGCTGGACAGACTGCTGCCGCCGCTCGACCGCGAGTTTGGACAGAGCGTCTCGATGAACCTCAAAAAAGCGGGCGCGCAGGTGCATACCGGTGCGCGGGTGACGCGCATATGCCGCGCGGAGGCCGGCCTGCGGATCGAGTTCGAGGCCAAGGGCAAGCCGGGCGCGTGCGAGGCAGAGGCGGTGCTCGCGGCGGTGGGACGCAGGGCGAATACGGCAGGGCTGTTTTCCGAGGGGTTCACCGTCGCGACGGAGCGCGGACGCATCCTCGTGGACGAGCGCTTTGAAACGGACGTCCCGGGCGTCTACGCGATCGGAGACGTGGCGGGCGGCATACAGCTCGCGCATGCCGCGTCTGCGCAGGGCATCGCCTGTGTGGAGGGCATCGCCGGACAAAAGAGCGGGCTGCGGCTGGATCTCATTCCCTCCTGCGTGTACACGAACCCGGAAATCGCGAGCGTCGGCCTCACGGCAGACGAGGCAAAGGCGAAAGGGCTCGAGGTAAAGATCGGCAAGGTGCCTATGGGGGCGAACGGACGCACGCAGATTGCGGGCGGCGCGCGAGGCTTTGTGAAGGTAGTCGTGGATGCGCAGACGGACGTGCTGCTGGGCGCGCAGATGATGTGCGGGCGGGCTACGGACATGATCGGCGAGATGAACGCGGCGATTGCGAACGGTCTCACGCGCGCGCAGATGCTGCGGGCCGTGCGGGCGCATCCGACGTTTGAAGAGGCGATCACCGAGGCGCTAGAGGCAGTGGAGGGGCGCGCGATTCATGCCGCGCCGGTCAGGCATTAA
- a CDS encoding lipoate--protein ligase — translation MIRRLRTLTADGTNPVRNLAMEAYLLETVPEDACVFYLWQNAHTVVIGRNQNAWKECRVATLREDGGHLVRRLSGGGAVYHDLGNLNFTFLLPEREYDLARQQEVILRAVRSFGLDARVTGRNDIEIDGRKFSGNAFYRHAGRAYHHGTLLLHVDTERMGRYLNADPAKLAGKGVDSVRARVVNLCDLQPRITVDAMRTALIQAFGEVYGGRPRDVDRNLMDESRLRALEARFGSWDWNFGRPIPFTWRAARRFAWGELEICFEVEGGRVKRCACYSDAMDERLAPRIAERLTGCALSGKALCAALDGLLGECAGPVRDVQRFLNEQEL, via the coding sequence ATGATCCGGCGGCTTCGCACCCTGACGGCGGACGGTACGAACCCCGTGCGCAACCTGGCGATGGAGGCGTACCTGCTGGAAACCGTACCGGAGGACGCCTGCGTCTTCTACCTGTGGCAGAACGCGCACACGGTCGTCATCGGACGCAACCAGAACGCGTGGAAGGAATGCCGCGTCGCGACGCTGCGGGAGGACGGCGGACACCTCGTTCGCCGTCTTTCGGGCGGCGGCGCGGTTTACCACGACCTGGGCAACCTGAACTTTACCTTCCTGCTGCCTGAAAGGGAGTACGACCTCGCACGGCAGCAGGAGGTCATCCTGCGCGCGGTGCGCTCCTTCGGTTTGGACGCGCGCGTCACCGGGCGCAACGACATCGAGATCGACGGGCGTAAATTTTCGGGCAATGCGTTTTACAGGCACGCCGGGCGTGCCTATCATCACGGCACGCTGCTGCTTCATGTGGATACGGAGCGAATGGGCCGCTACCTGAACGCCGACCCGGCAAAACTGGCGGGCAAGGGCGTCGATTCGGTGCGCGCCCGCGTGGTAAACCTGTGCGATTTGCAGCCACGAATCACGGTCGATGCGATGCGGACGGCGCTGATACAGGCCTTTGGAGAGGTTTATGGCGGACGACCGCGGGACGTGGACAGAAACCTGATGGACGAGAGCCGCCTTCGGGCGCTGGAGGCGCGGTTCGGCTCTTGGGATTGGAACTTCGGGCGGCCCATCCCGTTTACCTGGAGGGCCGCGCGGCGCTTTGCTTGGGGGGAGCTGGAGATCTGCTTTGAAGTCGAGGGCGGCCGAGTGAAAAGATGTGCCTGCTATTCGGATGCGATGGACGAGCGGTTGGCTCCCCGCATTGCGGAGCGGCTGACCGGTTGCGCGCTTTCCGGGAAGGCGCTCTGCGCAGCGCTGGACGGCCTCTTGGGAGAATGCGCCGGGCCCGTCCGAGACGTGCAGAGGTTTCTAAACGAACAGGAATTATAG
- a CDS encoding YARHG domain-containing protein: MRKKLAAFLCATLLFVSALSAASASNFYLIADSDTRELTRDELWEWQYEALGYILNEIFARHGYHFIPGQKYDNYFRAQTWYRENEQYDSNQGIYKRLMTDVEWRNERLVKDVRAEMRALGTTNPEGKPLPPVSYEPPLDGAFSSFVQMAFSPDQRLNVYSGPGTGYYRAAGGKAMASTNGAIYAGGWENGWLMVMYWTNGGNVRVGYASSADFSDRVNAPMLSFDYAEAAVVRRCTLTDDPVATYQSMAQLEEGVSVTYLSEYVNEQRWAYIETTVEGRPARGFVPADCVQRLFMEEDKDVH; this comes from the coding sequence ATGCGAAAAAAGCTGGCAGCCTTCCTCTGCGCGACCCTGCTGTTCGTTTCCGCGCTGTCTGCCGCGTCCGCATCGAACTTTTACCTCATTGCGGACAGCGACACGCGCGAGCTCACGCGCGACGAGCTTTGGGAATGGCAGTACGAGGCGCTGGGGTACATCCTCAACGAAATCTTTGCGCGCCATGGCTATCACTTCATTCCCGGACAGAAATACGACAATTACTTCCGCGCGCAGACCTGGTACCGCGAAAACGAGCAGTACGACTCCAATCAGGGCATTTACAAGCGTCTGATGACAGACGTCGAGTGGCGCAACGAACGCCTTGTGAAGGACGTGCGCGCGGAAATGCGCGCGCTGGGCACGACGAACCCCGAGGGAAAGCCCCTGCCGCCCGTGTCCTATGAGCCGCCGCTCGACGGCGCATTCTCCTCCTTCGTTCAGATGGCCTTTTCGCCCGACCAGCGTCTGAATGTCTACTCCGGCCCCGGCACGGGGTACTACCGTGCGGCGGGCGGCAAGGCCATGGCCAGCACCAACGGCGCCATCTACGCAGGCGGCTGGGAAAACGGCTGGCTGATGGTCATGTACTGGACGAATGGCGGCAACGTGCGCGTGGGCTACGCGAGCAGCGCGGACTTCTCCGACCGCGTCAACGCGCCGATGCTCTCCTTCGACTACGCGGAGGCGGCGGTCGTCCGCCGCTGTACGCTGACGGACGACCCGGTAGCGACCTATCAGAGCATGGCGCAGCTCGAAGAGGGCGTCTCCGTCACCTACCTTTCGGAATACGTCAACGAGCAGCGCTGGGCCTACATCGAAACGACCGTGGAGGGCAGGCCCGCGCGCGGGTTCGTCCCTGCGGACTGCGTGCAGCGCCTCTTCATGGAAGAAGACAAGGACGTGCACTAA
- a CDS encoding ROK family protein, protein MEGCSARNRVFSFLCRRDQSSRPEIAQALSLSMPTVLKASRELLDRGLIYEAGELASTGGRKARALSCRGRCRHAVGVDVTRGHISFVLVDVQGQIVQSRRIQRPFVLGAEYAEGISREVKALLRESRTPGSSVLGVGVSVPAIVDTQGSRIEDSHVLSLADVPLERLVGALPYPCTLLNDADAAAAAQVHGQGEVTDLVYLSLSGSVGGAVYVDGRPYRGQNQRAGEFGHMCVQPDGKACYCGKRGCLDAYCSSHALSSHAPDGRLETFFSLLDAGVPEAQDAWLTYKKALLTAINSLRMVLDCPIVLGGYVGAQLAGRMDEIRLDAAALNTFETDCDYILPCHHRYEASALGAALHFIDAFISGV, encoded by the coding sequence ATGGAGGGATGCTCCGCGCGCAACCGGGTTTTCTCATTTCTGTGCAGGCGCGATCAATCCTCCCGACCGGAAATTGCGCAGGCCCTGTCGCTCAGCATGCCGACAGTGCTCAAGGCCTCGCGCGAGCTGCTCGATCGAGGCCTGATTTACGAAGCGGGCGAGCTCGCCTCCACAGGCGGACGAAAGGCGCGCGCGCTGTCCTGCCGCGGGCGATGCCGCCACGCGGTCGGCGTCGATGTGACGCGCGGGCACATCAGCTTCGTGCTGGTGGATGTGCAAGGGCAGATCGTTCAGTCAAGGCGCATACAGCGCCCCTTCGTGCTCGGCGCGGAATATGCCGAAGGAATTTCCCGCGAGGTGAAGGCCCTGCTGCGAGAATCCCGGACGCCGGGCAGCTCTGTGCTCGGCGTAGGCGTCTCCGTCCCCGCCATCGTGGACACACAGGGCAGCCGTATCGAGGATTCGCACGTCCTCTCTCTTGCGGACGTCCCGCTCGAGCGCCTCGTCGGCGCGCTCCCCTATCCCTGCACGCTGCTCAACGACGCGGACGCCGCGGCCGCCGCGCAGGTGCACGGTCAGGGCGAGGTGACCGACCTGGTGTACCTCTCGCTCAGCGGCAGCGTCGGCGGGGCCGTCTACGTGGACGGCCGCCCGTATCGCGGGCAAAACCAGCGCGCGGGCGAGTTCGGCCATATGTGCGTGCAGCCCGACGGCAAGGCGTGCTACTGCGGTAAGCGCGGCTGCCTGGACGCCTATTGCTCCTCGCATGCGCTCTCCTCGCACGCGCCGGACGGCAGGCTCGAAACGTTCTTCTCCCTGCTCGACGCCGGTGTGCCCGAAGCACAGGACGCGTGGCTGACGTATAAAAAGGCGCTCTTAACGGCGATCAACAGCCTGCGCATGGTGCTGGACTGCCCCATCGTCCTCGGCGGCTACGTCGGCGCGCAGCTCGCGGGGCGCATGGACGAAATCCGCCTTGACGCCGCGGCGCTCAACACGTTTGAAACCGATTGCGACTATATCCTCCCCTGCCATCATCGTTACGAAGCCTCCGCGCTGGGCGCGGCGCTGCACTTCATCGACGCGTTCATCTCCGGCGTCTGA
- a CDS encoding alcohol dehydrogenase catalytic domain-containing protein, with translation MLQQVMTEPGVIVFQEVETPKAGAGQALVRIEKIGICGSDIHVYHGEHPFTRYPVTQGHEVSGVVEALGEGVEGLRPGQKVTIQPQVVCGKCYPCRHGKYNLCEELKVMGFQTTGVASHYFAVEAEKVTPLPEDMSLDDGAMIEPLAVAVHAVRQAGDMRGLKIVVLGAGPIGNLVAQTAKGMGAADVMITDVSDWRLQKAADCGVQHCVNTKKEDLGEAILAAFGPDKADVIYDCAGNNVTMGQAIRYARKGSTIILVAVFAGMAQVDLAVLNDHELDLNTTMMYRSEDYLKAIELVNEGKVRLAPLVSRHFAFRDYLEAYRYIDENRETTMKVIIDVQK, from the coding sequence ATGCTGCAGCAGGTCATGACGGAACCCGGCGTCATCGTGTTCCAGGAGGTTGAAACGCCGAAGGCGGGCGCGGGACAGGCGCTCGTGCGCATCGAGAAAATCGGCATCTGCGGTTCGGACATTCACGTCTATCACGGCGAGCACCCGTTCACCCGCTATCCCGTGACGCAGGGGCACGAGGTGTCCGGCGTCGTGGAGGCGCTGGGTGAGGGCGTGGAGGGCCTTCGCCCGGGGCAGAAGGTGACGATTCAGCCGCAGGTCGTCTGCGGCAAGTGCTATCCCTGCCGCCACGGCAAGTACAACCTGTGCGAGGAACTCAAGGTCATGGGCTTTCAGACGACGGGCGTGGCCTCGCACTACTTCGCGGTGGAGGCCGAAAAGGTGACGCCGCTGCCGGAAGACATGTCGCTGGACGACGGCGCGATGATCGAGCCGCTCGCCGTCGCGGTGCACGCGGTGCGCCAGGCGGGCGACATGCGGGGCCTCAAGATCGTGGTGCTCGGCGCGGGGCCGATCGGCAACCTCGTGGCGCAGACGGCCAAGGGCATGGGCGCGGCGGACGTGATGATCACGGACGTGAGCGACTGGCGGCTGCAGAAGGCAGCGGACTGCGGCGTGCAGCACTGCGTCAACACAAAAAAAGAAGATCTGGGCGAAGCGATCCTCGCGGCCTTCGGGCCCGACAAGGCAGACGTGATCTACGACTGCGCGGGCAACAATGTTACCATGGGCCAGGCGATTAGGTACGCGCGCAAGGGATCGACCATCATCCTGGTGGCGGTATTCGCGGGGATGGCGCAGGTGGATTTGGCCGTCCTGAACGATCACGAGCTCGACCTGAACACGACCATGATGTACCGCAGCGAGGATTACTTGAAGGCGATTGAACTCGTGAACGAGGGCAAGGTGCGGCTGGCGCCGCTGGTGAGCCGCCACTTCGCGTTCAGGGACTATTTGGAAGCGTACCGGTACATCGACGAGAACCGTGAAACGACGATGAAGGTCATCATCGACGTGCAGAAGTAA
- the gcvPB gene encoding aminomethyl-transferring glycine dehydrogenase subunit GcvPB produces the protein MKLIFEKSREGRGMSILPPSDVPKTQVPDELARQAPLRLPQMAECDIDRHYASLARRTHGVCNGFYPLGSCTMKYNPRIDEEIAALPGFTGVHPLQSPDTACGCREVLALLETSLCEITGMDAMTFQPAAGAHGEFTGLLLIKAYHRNRGDAARTKIIVPDSAHGTNPASAAMAGYTVVNIPSAPDGCVDLSALRAAVGPDTAGLMLTNPNTVGLFDENILEITRIVHEAGGLCYYDGANLNAIMGVVRPGDMGFDVVHLNLHKTFSTPHGGGGPGSGPVGCKAFLRPFLPDSRLGGRPGEQSVGQVRAFYGNFAVALKALCYILTLGASGIREAAENAVLNANYMMHGLKDAYDMAYDRVCMHEFVMTLERMKKETGVSALDVAKGLLDAGIHPPTMYFPLIVHEALMVEPTETESRETLDEAVGVLLALAQQAKDAPQALHDAPLHTPVRRLDEVTAARNPKLRYDFP, from the coding sequence ATGAAGCTGATCTTTGAAAAGAGCCGCGAGGGAAGGGGTATGTCGATTCTGCCGCCTTCCGACGTGCCGAAGACGCAGGTGCCGGACGAACTGGCCAGGCAAGCGCCGCTTCGCCTGCCGCAGATGGCGGAATGCGACATCGACCGCCATTACGCGTCGCTTGCGCGCAGAACGCACGGCGTTTGCAACGGCTTTTATCCGTTGGGCTCGTGTACGATGAAGTACAACCCGCGCATCGACGAAGAGATCGCCGCGCTGCCGGGCTTTACGGGCGTGCATCCGCTACAGAGCCCGGACACGGCTTGCGGCTGCCGCGAGGTGCTCGCGCTGCTGGAAACCTCGCTTTGCGAGATCACGGGCATGGACGCTATGACGTTTCAGCCCGCGGCGGGCGCGCACGGCGAATTTACGGGGCTGCTGCTCATCAAGGCGTACCACCGCAATCGCGGCGACGCGGCGCGCACGAAGATCATCGTGCCCGACTCCGCGCACGGGACGAACCCGGCGAGCGCGGCGATGGCGGGCTACACGGTGGTGAACATCCCCTCCGCGCCGGACGGCTGCGTCGACCTATCGGCCCTGCGCGCGGCGGTCGGGCCGGACACGGCGGGCCTGATGCTCACCAACCCGAACACGGTTGGGCTGTTTGACGAAAATATATTGGAAATTACGCGCATCGTGCACGAGGCGGGCGGTCTTTGTTATTACGACGGCGCGAACCTCAACGCGATCATGGGCGTGGTGCGTCCCGGCGACATGGGTTTTGACGTGGTGCACCTCAACCTGCACAAGACGTTTTCCACCCCGCACGGAGGCGGCGGGCCGGGAAGCGGCCCCGTGGGCTGCAAGGCGTTCCTTCGTCCCTTTCTGCCGGACAGCCGTCTCGGCGGGCGTCCGGGCGAACAGAGCGTGGGGCAGGTACGCGCTTTTTACGGCAATTTCGCCGTCGCCCTCAAAGCCCTGTGCTACATCCTGACGTTGGGGGCGTCGGGCATCCGCGAGGCGGCGGAAAACGCCGTGCTCAATGCCAACTACATGATGCACGGCCTGAAGGACGCCTACGACATGGCGTATGACCGCGTCTGCATGCACGAGTTCGTGATGACGCTGGAGCGCATGAAGAAGGAGACGGGCGTGAGCGCGCTGGACGTCGCCAAGGGACTGCTCGACGCGGGCATTCATCCGCCGACGATGTACTTCCCACTCATCGTGCACGAAGCGCTGATGGTGGAGCCGACGGAGACCGAGAGCCGCGAGACGCTGGACGAGGCGGTCGGCGTGCTGCTCGCCCTCGCACAGCAGGCGAAGGACGCGCCGCAGGCTCTGCACGACGCGCCGCTGCACACGCCGGTACGCCGCCTCGACGAGGTCACCGCCGCCCGGAATCCGAAGCTGCGGTACGACTTCCCATGA